A section of the Phaseolus vulgaris cultivar G19833 chromosome 8, P. vulgaris v2.0, whole genome shotgun sequence genome encodes:
- the LOC137824630 gene encoding aspartic proteinase-like protein 1 isoform X1 produces the protein MFMAIGLLLWLLLAKGLALEGSVGVTFSSRLVHRFSEEAKVHLASRGNGSVLQSWPKRNSSEYFRLLLRNDVTRQRMRLGSQYETLYPSEGGQTFSFGDALYWLHYAWIDIGTPNVSFLVALDAGSDMLWVPCDCIECASLSAGNYNVLDRNLNQYRPSLSNTSRHLPCGHKLCGQQSFCKGSKDPCPYSVQYASYNTTSSGFLFEDKLHLASDERHALQNSVQASIILGCGSKQTGVYLQGASPDGVLGLGPGNISVPSLLAKAGLTRNSFSICLGENESGRIIFGDQGHATQHSTPFLPINGEFTAYMVGAESFCVGSLCLKETRFQLLIDSGSSFTYLPNEVYQKVVMEFDKQVNAARIILPHTWDYCYNASSQELINIPPLKLAFSRNQTLLFQNPIYTGPASQEQDYTLFCLPITPTDEDYAIIGQNYLIGYRMVFDRENLRFGWSRWNCQDRASLTSPSNGGSPNPLPANQQQSVPNAHAVPPAIAAGHASPKPSAATAGLTCRHSLVSLLLIYVTFAFGYVVKSI, from the exons ATGTTTATGGCGATTGGCCTTCTTCTTTGGCTGTTACTTGCTAAGGGTCTTGCCTTGGAGGGTTCTGTGGGGGTCACATTTTCTTCTAGGCTCGTTCACCGTTTCTCTGAAGAGGCTAAGGTTCATCTGGCTTCAAGGGGCAATGGTTCTGTGCTTCAATCGTGGCCTAAGAGGAACAGCTCTGAGTATTTCAGGTTGCTTCTTAGAAATGACGTGACACGGCAGAGGATGAGGCTTGGCTCGCAGTATGAAACCCTGTACCCTTCCGAAGGTGGCCAGACCTTCTCCTTTGGCGATGCGCTTTATTG GTTGCATTACGCATGGATCGACATAGGGACTCCAAACGTTTCATTTCTAGTTGCATTGGATGCTGGAAGTGACATGCTTTGGGTTCCCTGTGATTGCATTGAATGTGCTTCCTTGTCTGCTGGTAATTACAATGTGTTG GATAGGAATCTGAATCAATATAGACCATCATTATCGAACACCAGCAGACATCTACCTTGTGGTCATAAGTTGTGTGGTCAACAATCCTTTTGCAAAGGCTCTAAGGATCCTTGCCCTTATAGTGTTCAGTATGCCTCTTATAATACCACAAGTTCTGGATTCTTATTTGAAGACAAACTACATTTGGCATCTGATGAAAGACATGCCCTACAAAATTCTGTGCAAGCCTCTATCATTTTAGG TTGTGGAAGTAAACAAACTGGTGTGTATTTACAAGGAGCTAGTCCTGATGGTGTTCTAGGGCTAGGACCTGGAAACATTTCAGTTCCAAGTTTACTGGCAAAGGCGGGACTTACTCGAAATTCTTTTTCGATTTGTCTTGGTGAGAATGAATCTGGGAGAATTATCTTTGGTGATCAGGGTCATGCCACCCAACATTCTACACCATTCTTGCCCATAAATGGAGAGTT TACTGCCTATATGGTTGGAGCAGAGAGCTTTTGTGTTGGGAGCTTATGTCTCAAGGAAACTAGGTTTCAACTACTTATTGACAGTGGATCTTCTTTCACATATCTTCCCAATGAAGTTTATCAAAAAGTTGTAATGGAG TTTGACAAACAAGTAAATGCAGCAAGGATTATTCTCCCACATACATGGGATTACTGCTATAATGCCAG TTCACAGGAGTTGATTAACATTCCCCCATTGAAACTCGCCTTCTCTAGGAATCAAAccttattatttcaaaatccTATTTATACCGGTCCTGCCAGTCAG GAACAGGATTACACCCTCTTTTGTTTACCCATAACTCCTACTGATGAGGACTATGCTATCATTGGAC AGAACTACCTGATAGGTTATCGCATGGTCTTTGATAGGGAGAATCTGCGGTTTGGCTGGTCTAGATGGAATT GCCAAGATAGAGCAAGTTTGACATCACCTTCCAATGGTGGATCACCAAACCCCTTACCGGCAAATCAGCAGCAGAGTGTCCCTAATGCTCATGCTGTACCACCTGCCATTGCCGCTGGCCACGCTTCCCCAAAACCCTCTGCAGCCACAGCTGGACTCACCTGTAGACATTCCTTAGTTTCATTGTTACTTATATATGTCACCTTTGCCTTTGGTTATGTTGTTAAGTCTATCTAA
- the LOC137824630 gene encoding aspartic proteinase-like protein 1 isoform X2, with product MFMAIGLLLWLLLAKGLALEGSVGVTFSSRLVHRFSEEAKVHLASRGNGSVLQSWPKRNSSEYFRLLLRNDVTRQRMRLGSQYETLYPSEGGQTFSFGDALYWLHYAWIDIGTPNVSFLVALDAGSDMLWVPCDCIECASLSAGNYNVLDRNLNQYRPSLSNTSRHLPCGHKLCGQQSFCKGSKDPCPYSVQYASYNTTSSGFLFEDKLHLASDERHALQNSVQASIILGCGSKQTGVYLQGASPDGVLGLGPGNISVPSLLAKAGLTRNSFSICLGENESGRIIFGDQGHATQHSTPFLPINGEFTAYMVGAESFCVGSLCLKETRFQLLIDSGSSFTYLPNEVYQKVVMEFDKQVNAARIILPHTWDYCYNASSQELINIPPLKLAFSRNQTLLFQNPIYTGPASQDYTLFCLPITPTDEDYAIIGQNYLIGYRMVFDRENLRFGWSRWNCQDRASLTSPSNGGSPNPLPANQQQSVPNAHAVPPAIAAGHASPKPSAATAGLTCRHSLVSLLLIYVTFAFGYVVKSI from the exons ATGTTTATGGCGATTGGCCTTCTTCTTTGGCTGTTACTTGCTAAGGGTCTTGCCTTGGAGGGTTCTGTGGGGGTCACATTTTCTTCTAGGCTCGTTCACCGTTTCTCTGAAGAGGCTAAGGTTCATCTGGCTTCAAGGGGCAATGGTTCTGTGCTTCAATCGTGGCCTAAGAGGAACAGCTCTGAGTATTTCAGGTTGCTTCTTAGAAATGACGTGACACGGCAGAGGATGAGGCTTGGCTCGCAGTATGAAACCCTGTACCCTTCCGAAGGTGGCCAGACCTTCTCCTTTGGCGATGCGCTTTATTG GTTGCATTACGCATGGATCGACATAGGGACTCCAAACGTTTCATTTCTAGTTGCATTGGATGCTGGAAGTGACATGCTTTGGGTTCCCTGTGATTGCATTGAATGTGCTTCCTTGTCTGCTGGTAATTACAATGTGTTG GATAGGAATCTGAATCAATATAGACCATCATTATCGAACACCAGCAGACATCTACCTTGTGGTCATAAGTTGTGTGGTCAACAATCCTTTTGCAAAGGCTCTAAGGATCCTTGCCCTTATAGTGTTCAGTATGCCTCTTATAATACCACAAGTTCTGGATTCTTATTTGAAGACAAACTACATTTGGCATCTGATGAAAGACATGCCCTACAAAATTCTGTGCAAGCCTCTATCATTTTAGG TTGTGGAAGTAAACAAACTGGTGTGTATTTACAAGGAGCTAGTCCTGATGGTGTTCTAGGGCTAGGACCTGGAAACATTTCAGTTCCAAGTTTACTGGCAAAGGCGGGACTTACTCGAAATTCTTTTTCGATTTGTCTTGGTGAGAATGAATCTGGGAGAATTATCTTTGGTGATCAGGGTCATGCCACCCAACATTCTACACCATTCTTGCCCATAAATGGAGAGTT TACTGCCTATATGGTTGGAGCAGAGAGCTTTTGTGTTGGGAGCTTATGTCTCAAGGAAACTAGGTTTCAACTACTTATTGACAGTGGATCTTCTTTCACATATCTTCCCAATGAAGTTTATCAAAAAGTTGTAATGGAG TTTGACAAACAAGTAAATGCAGCAAGGATTATTCTCCCACATACATGGGATTACTGCTATAATGCCAG TTCACAGGAGTTGATTAACATTCCCCCATTGAAACTCGCCTTCTCTAGGAATCAAAccttattatttcaaaatccTATTTATACCGGTCCTGCCAGTCAG GATTACACCCTCTTTTGTTTACCCATAACTCCTACTGATGAGGACTATGCTATCATTGGAC AGAACTACCTGATAGGTTATCGCATGGTCTTTGATAGGGAGAATCTGCGGTTTGGCTGGTCTAGATGGAATT GCCAAGATAGAGCAAGTTTGACATCACCTTCCAATGGTGGATCACCAAACCCCTTACCGGCAAATCAGCAGCAGAGTGTCCCTAATGCTCATGCTGTACCACCTGCCATTGCCGCTGGCCACGCTTCCCCAAAACCCTCTGCAGCCACAGCTGGACTCACCTGTAGACATTCCTTAGTTTCATTGTTACTTATATATGTCACCTTTGCCTTTGGTTATGTTGTTAAGTCTATCTAA
- the LOC137826249 gene encoding uncharacterized protein, which yields MKKVTTIASIFLIALLCLHELVHVSSSPFLYASQVYEESSGERKLKQDREQGQEHAQELHCSRERSRAARKVIEEYLIPFVERENYQLSTKCRLHPENDIFSDQEEHKIFIDRHEWRCGYCKKSFREEKFLDHHFDNRHYNLLNLTHGKCLADLCGAMHCDAVMNFRSSRSKCNLAAASKNRHLCESLADNCFPISEGPSAARLHELFLHQFCDAHTCSGKLKPFSRGGKDQSSFFRLAAGALILVLLPVFYLFLYLIQSDVKSRTQELRRISKAGWKTKPS from the exons ATGAAGAAGGTCACAACAATTGCTTCAATCTTTTTGATCGCGCTACTTTGTTTGCACGAACTCGTCCACGTATCTTCGTCACCTTTCTTATACGCAAGCCAG GTCTATGAGGAATCTTCTGGTGAAAG AAAACTTAAACAGGACCGGGAACAGGGACAGGAACATGCTCAAGAATTGCATTGCTCCAGGGAGAGAAGTAGGGCAGCTCGGAAAGTGATAGAGGAG TATTTGATACCATTTGTGGAACGAGAAAACTACCAGCTTTCAACTAAATGCAGACTTCACCCTGAAAATGATATATTTAGCGATCAGGAAGAGCATAAAATTTTCATAGATAGACATGAATGGCGGTGTGGATATTGCAAGAAAAGCTTTCGGGAAGAGAAATTTCTCGATCACCATTTTGATAATAGACACTACAATCTTCTGAATCTG ACTCATGGTAAATGCTTGGCTGATTTATGTGGGGCGATGCATTGTGATGCTGTGATGAATTTCAGATCCTCCAGAAGCAAGTGCAATCTGGCAGCTGCTTCTAAAAATCGTCATCTATGTGAG AGTCTTGCTGACAATTGTTTTCCTATAAGTGAGGGTCCATCAGCAGCTCGCCTTCATG AATTGTTTCTGCACCAATTTTGTGATGCTCACACTTGCTCGGGGAAACTTAAACCCTTCTCTCGAGGAGGCAAG GATCAAAGTAGTTTCTTCCGCCTGGCTGCTGGAGCACTGATCTTGGTGCTACTTCCTGTGTTctatctttttctttatttgataCAAAG TGATGTGAAGAGTCGAACCCAAGAGCTTCGTCGCATTTCGAAAGCTGGATGGAAAACAAAACCATCATGA
- the LOC137825769 gene encoding agamous-like MADS-box protein AGL104: MHTTPNTILHSFYLHNNNNNNNNNRIEMGRVKLEIKRIENSTNRQVTFSKRRNGLIKKAYELSILCDIDIAVIMFSPSGRVNHFSGRRRIEDVFTRYINLPDQERDNAVSFPELPYRRGIQNKEYLLRTLQQLRSENDIALQLANPGDINSEIEELQQEVNRLQQQLQMAEEQIRLYEPDPLKMSSMGDLENSEKHLVDVLTRVMQRKEYLMSHHLSSFDPSSIQGIPTSFDNVGWLQDGSQNHAQIFDGSAPLDPLRDLSSTVYGSFSQGTSSNADPRGMGECHVSNPSDGSLQAWPQGYTLYPHHHIQHDMVGPDMPDMMPHAQVSIPITASHVEPPPKNEPGEYDQSKQQQQPHPHPQQLNAQ, from the exons ATGCATACAACACCCAACACAATACTCCACAGTTTCTACCtacacaataacaataataacaacaacaataataggATCGAAATGGGTCGTGTTAAACTCGAGATAAAGAGAATAGAGAACTCCACCAATCGACAAGTTACATTCTCAAAGCGAAGAAATGGCCTCATCAAGAAAGCCTACGAGCTTTCAATCCTCTGTGACATTGATATTGCCGTCATAATGTTTTCTCCCTCCGGTCGTGTCAACCACTTTTCCGGTAGGAGGAG AATTGAGGATGTTTTTACTCGCTACATTAATCTTCCTGACCAAGAAAGAGATAA TGCTGTAAGTTTTCCAGAGCTACCGTACCGCAG GGGTATTCAGAATAAGGAG TATTTGCTTAGGACACTTCAGCAACTGAGGAGTGAAAATGACATAGCTCTTCAACTGGCCAA TCCGGGAGACATTAACTCTGAGATTGAG GAACTCCAACAAGAAGTTAATAGGCTACAACAGCAACTTCAAATGGCCGAAGAGCAGATAAG GTTATATGAACCCGACCCATTAAAGATGTCATCAATGGGAGATCTTGAAAACAGTGAAAAGCATCTGGTAGATGTCTTGACACGAGTCATGCAAAGAAAG GAATACTTAATGAGCCACCATCTATCTTCCTTTGATCCATCTAGTATTCAG GGAATACCTACCTCTTTCGACAATGTAGGTTGGTTGCAGGATGGGAGTCAAAATCATGCTCAGATTTTTGATGGATCTGCTCCTTTAGATCCACTCAG GGACTTATCTTCGACAGTGTATGGTTCATTTTCCCAAGGGACGAGTTCAAACGCTGATCCACGTGGCATGGGGGAGTGTCACGTGTCAAATCCAAGTGATGGGAGCCTTCAAGCATGGCCTCAAGGGTACACATTGTATCCTCATCATCATATTCAGCATGACATGGTGGGACCCGACATGCCGGATATGATGCCACATGCACAGGTGAGCATACCAATCACTGCCTCACACGTGGAACCACCACCCAAGAACGAGCCTGGAGAATATGACCAGTctaaacaacaacaacaacctcATCCTCATCCTCAGCAGCTTAATGCCCAATGA